The Cylindrospermum stagnale PCC 7417 genome segment AAAATTTACGAGCTCTCTATTCTGCTGCTACAGCCTTAATGTTTCCTTCGTTTTATGAAGGCTTTGGCTGGCCAATTATAGAAGCTCAAGCTTGCGGTTGTCCTGTGTTTACCTCAAACCGTGCTCCAATGAATGATGTGGGAGGAGAAGCAGCTATATATATAGAGCCGGATAAACCTAAAGAAACTGCAAAAAAAATTCTTGATGAAGTTCCTAAACTAGAAACAATTAAATCAAAAGGATTTGTTAATTATCAAAGATTCCCCGCAGTACAAATGATCTCTGAATATATTAATCTGTATTGTCAAGCGATTGAGGAAAAATATCCCCAGTAAAGCAAAATCTAGAGCAGAAAATCCATGATAAAAATCAACTCATAATTCAATACGATAAAAACATAATAAATTCAGGCTAAAAATATTGGATTAATAAATAAATTTTGAGGTTATACTTATAAAAGTAAATTCTGCTATATAATACATAGACCACATCTTAGGTTTAAGCGGTTATACAAGCGATTGCCTGCTGAAAAAACAGAAAATTGATCCAGGAGAAAGTGGAATTCTAGCCAACATATTGGATCTCAGTTATGAGAGTTCTCCACGTCATTCCTTCTATTTCTCCGCTGAGGGGTGGCCCTAGCCAAGTTGTTTTGGATATAGTCAAGGCATTACGGGCGAACAATCTCGATATCGAGATTGCCACAACTAACGACAACGGTGATAGCTTGCTTAATGTTCCTTTACATAGGTGTGTTGAGTATCAGCAAGTCCCAGTTTGGTTTTTCTCTCGGTTTTCTCCAACTATTAAAGCTGTAAGAGAATATGCCTTTTCTTGGGAGCTAATGGTATGGCTTTGGCATAACATTTGCCAGTACGACCTTCTACACATACACGCTATTTTCTCTTATGCATCTACAATTGCAATGGCAATTGCCCGCTGCAAAAAAGTTCCCTATATTCTTATTCCACATGGTTTATTAAGTGAATGGTCTTTACAGCAAAATGCCTGCAAAAAGCAAATTTACCTGAGGCTGATAGAGAAAGAAAACCTCAACTGTAGTCAAGCTATCCACCTTACCTCTCAACTGGAACAGCAGGAAGTTGCTCTATTAGGACTCAGCGCACCCAGTTTTGTATTGCCCCTAGGCATTTTCCAGCCAAGTTTGATTTCTAATGCTCGTTATCTACTTCGACAACACCTCAACCTGCCAACAGACGAACCTGTTATTTTATTTTTGTCCCGTCTCCATCCTAAGAAAGGTTTAGAGTATCTCATTCCCGCTTTAGGCAAACTCAC includes the following:
- a CDS encoding glycosyltransferase, whose translation is MRVLHVIPSISPLRGGPSQVVLDIVKALRANNLDIEIATTNDNGDSLLNVPLHRCVEYQQVPVWFFSRFSPTIKAVREYAFSWELMVWLWHNICQYDLLHIHAIFSYASTIAMAIARCKKVPYILIPHGLLSEWSLQQNACKKQIYLRLIEKENLNCSQAIHLTSQLEQQEVALLGLSAPSFVLPLGIFQPSLISNARYLLRQHLNLPTDEPVILFLSRLHPKKGLEYLIPALGKLTHHRFTFVLAGSGSKEYVAEIESLLISTGIRSRTHFAGFVAGETKNLFLQGSDLFALTSHAENFGLSVLEALAVGVPVLLTSGVALASIVQQHQLGYIAELDVLAIASALEHYLSHPQAAKEMGLRAHQMIIEQYTWDRIAARLIEIYRVMLLKLH